The genomic window CTAAAAACCCCAGTATGCTAATCTACCTACCCAGTGGGCAGGGCTCCAGTGAGAGGGGCACGGCACCTTCATGCACTACTAGTGGGTGAGAAATTGCTACAAGCCTGACAGGAGGCTTGACAGCCTCTGCCtattttgacccagcaattccaattctgggaACTTATCCTACACATACAGTCACACGTGTGAAATGATATATAGAAGttatttactgcagcattatttgtgaCAGCAAAATACtggcaacaacccaaatgtgCAAAGTAGACTGGTTAAATTATGGCAGTAACACAACTGAATattgtgcacgcacacacacacactctctgggTGTATGCGTACATTAGCATATGTGCGTACACGAGAGTCTCCACATACTGATTTGCAATGATTCGTGGGCAGTGAGTGCAACACGCAGCTGCATATAACTTGTGTCAGTCGGGGAGGAAATAATAGTTTGTGAGTCACATGAATGCCCTGCCTACTTCGAAAATTAAGAACTGCTGAAGAATTCTAATTTGCAGCCTTATAGTTTCTCACCTAAATGTAATTATGATTTTGATGATCTCAGAAGAAATGTATCTTGAAAGTTTTATGAGTCAATTCCCGCGAACTGACCCATGGCCGCAATACTAAAGTAGCAGGAGAATTAAAGTAAACCTCATTTGAGCTTAATAATACACACCACCAAGTcaattttaataactatttgttatggtctttaaaaataagtttttctaccaagttcagtaaaatattttttttggttttcgtatcaaaaacaaacaagcaaacaaacaaacaaaacccaaccaagGAAGGATAAGTGGCCCTGCTCCCGCTGTCTGACCCGCGGTCCCTCTGGCACCTGGACCCATGACCTCTCAGTGgtctcctctcctgccctccctccttcacctctgcctttctttctcgGCATTTACACTTCTGCACACGCCAAAGCTCTTTAAATGAACTTTTGTGTGCTACTGTACAGTTCCTCCTCCACAGATGCTGTTTTCTTACCTCATCCTCATTCCTCAGTTGCCACCTGTTTTCTACCTTCATAATTCCACGGAAATGTTCCCGACAAGGGGACTCATGACTGCCCACCGCCCACCCCAGTGGGTGTTTTACCCCTCGGTTCTTAGCTCCTGAGACTCCGCTACACGTGGTAACAAGCATCCTTGACTGGGTGCTGGCTGACATGACACCCACTCTCCCCAGCTCTCTGCATATGGCTCCCACCACGTCCTGCGTGTCCCCTGCAGTCCCCCCTCTTCTGGTCATCTGCCCCTCTCACTCTCAGCTGCTCTTTGATCACATTCCTGCTAGAGTTTCAACTGCTCTCTTCAGTTGATGGCTCCCAAAAGCGTACCGTCAGCCCAGAACTGTCCGCAGACTTTACTGGATAACACCATGTGCTGCTGCAAAGGGGACACACGCCAAAAAGCGCCATCTTTATTCCCTTGAACCGGCTTATCCTCCGGCTTCACGTCACCCAAGGGTGACATTAGGTAGTTATCCTGGTTCGTCCTCCTACCAGACTACTCAGATCAATCTAAGTCTCTTCACTGCTACTTCCATATCCTGTTAAAGCTCCAGTCAGCCATCTTTTACTCCAATCACTCGAAAATGCCTACTTGGTATCCCGGCCTTTGCCTTGTCTCCCTTCAATCTGTACTGGACATGCCACCGACATACACGATTTGTCTCCAGTCACAACCTGACCACACCACTCGCTGCTTCCCACCCCAAAGCGCTGGCTGTCACTTGTGGATGAACCTTAGAATGAATCACTGAGAGAGCTTTGAGAAATGTTGACGCCCAGGCGATACCTCAGCCCAATTAATCCAGCATCTCCAGAGGCTCATTTGTACGCATCCCAGGTGACTCTGGGTACAGCCAGGGCTGAGACTCAGTAACTCACACGGGAAACCCCAGATCCCTGATGATGACCATGGGCCTGGCTGCTGCCTCTCTTCTACCTTCTCTCGTCAGgccctgctgcctcctgttcCAGTAACTTCCACCCCACGCCCTCTGCAGCCTAACATTCTCCTCACACCCGCGGCCAGCTCACGCTTCCCGCTTTGAGGTACTGAACTCAGTCAGCACTTCCTCTTGGAAGCCCTCCCTGACATCACCTCCAGGCCCTGGCTGGGTAGGTCCCCTTCTGTGTGACCTCAAATCCTGTGTACTCCTCAAGTATTGCACTGACCGCCctgtattataattatcttttgACTGTCTCCCATCAGACAGCTCCCATGAGGGTCCCATGGGGCAAGGGCTGGGATTCATCCGCTTTTGTACCCAGCATCTGACCAAGAGGAGGAATTCAGATATTTGAACGAGTCAGTTAGCGGGTGAATGTCTGCATATAATTtgttaatattgaaataaaaaatgaactttaatatACGACAACTATATAGTATTTTGTCAGCTGCCTAAATTagggttattttaaatttatttttactgaagcAACAAATACAATAATGGGACCGATTACTACTGAGGTCTGCTTAGTTAGCTTCCGACACAAATTCTCCACGGTCCCCGTCTGCAACCACCAACAGCACAGGTAGCACCTGtaacccccacacccccagcccccagccgcacagccgccccccgcccccacacaacCTGGCCCAGCAGAGTTAGTGAGTGGCTGAGAAAGGGGACACAGGCCCATTCCTCCTTCTTTAAGGGCTAGATCCAGAAAGGGCCGTGGCTCTGAAAGCACACCTGCCACCCTCATCAGTCAGTGGGACCCCGGAAGCAACCGAGAGAGGGGTGGGCTGGCTTTACCCTCGGCACGTGGACGAAACCTCCAAACCCATGACGGCGGGTGTACACAGAGCGCGCTCTGACCACTTACTCTCGGAAACTCTGACGCGACTCTACTGAGCAGAGTAAACTATGCCGAGGAAGGTTGTTAATGGAGCGTCTTTTACCTGATTcgattttgttaaggatttttctGGCACACTGCACAAAGGCTTCTTCCACGTTCTCCCCCGTCAGCGCACTTGTTTCCAGGAACATCAGCTCTGAAACGACAGCAACAAAGCGTGCAGCCACTGAAATGACTCGGTTACTAACAGCACTTCCCAGAGCAGCAGGCCAAGTGGAATTTGTCACTTAAAACCATGTACCCCTGTAAATATCAGATCAATGAATGtcaatctatatttttaatgtgagaaGCATTCTAACCTTTTCTGAAAAGTATTAGGATCCTGTGCCAGCACTTAACCTGTGAACAGACAAAGCAAACACCAAAGCTTGGTGAGGACACAGGCTGGTGGAAGTGGCCAGCCATGGACATCAGACAAAGCAGTGACTTCCATCTCCCAATAAGCTTTCTTGTCCCCCCAGATACAACCTGTAAGTGTTCCCATTTTGGGGGGATTACACTGCAGTCTGTCATTCTGACCACTATCCAGCAGGAAGACGGGCAGCCCTTGCCCTTGGGGACAAAGCACATTTGTAAAAGGGAGGCGCATTAAGTGACACCTGAATTCTTTTTGAGCTTTAACATCCTAAGCCTCTGTATTTCTAAGTAGCTTATTTATAAACGCATGATGGCTTATGTTTTTCTCACATGTTCATTTTCTTAGCAGAAAGCCAGCCAATTTGTAAGGCTATAACTTGGTGCTTCAAGAGTCCAATTGAAAATCGATATTAGGATATTTTAGTTCTTGATTGGTTCTAgaaattaaagttatttaaaatgtctgaatTCCTATCATACTGTTATCTATAAGCAACCATTAATTTTCCGTGCCAATCTCATGTATTCTACGTGGACATTCAGCGAAGTTTCAAAGGCATCTATAACCAAATGACTTTAATGTACGTACGATAAAGCCGCTAGGCCCAATATTTCTTCCACTGCTTCTCTTTCTATGTAGATCTAATATTTTTCAGATCTACGTAGCTTCAAATTACATAAAAAGATGACATCATCTGATTAGAGCCTTCAAACATTATCGTTATTAACGTCGCCTTAAACGGAGGCCACAGACGGAACAGTCGTCATAGAACATCAGTACGTTCATTTTGATCATTATAGTAACTTTCGCAGGCAGAACGTAATATTGTGAAAGTATGCTAAATAAGTCTCAATTTACAGTAAACAATTGGAACGTTCTACATTTCCTAAATATAGTTTAATCTTAAAACTCCAGTATCTGTTTTAAATTGAACACTGTGTCATTACCCCCACGTCTGTCACTGAAAGTCAGTAAAAGATAAAAGGTCACTTGCCATTTTCTTGCGCAAATCTGGAGGCTTCTAAGAAAGTGACTTCCCGGTCTGCATCCAGATCCCTTTTGTTCCCACACAGGACAATGACAATGCTCTGACTGGCTAGCATCCGGGCATCTGTTAACCAATTAGTAAGCGCATTGTAGGTTTCTCGGCTGCGTGACAGAAGATTGTGAAAACgatacatgtattttataaaaccGGCAACTCTTTCTGGTCATTCACACCTactcacactgccttccacacgTCAGGGTCATGCCAGCACCTTTCAGGTAACTCAGGTAACCTGTACACCCCAGTACACCCCACACACACGTTTGTTGTGGTTGGTTTCCAGGAAAATGGGACAGCAAGTCAGGTGTTCTGCTGTTTTCTGTCTGCCCTCCGAGGCGCCAAAGGAAGCAGAATCTCCTTCACTCTGCAAGTATTTGTTAAGCTCTTGGTACATGAGGCTTGCTGCTAAGCAAGATCCAAGCTCCCTGCCACCCTCTAACAAGTCTGTGCAACAAGCTGGCGCTTTGTCTTCCAGAAACTCAGCACACTGACTCTGTCTGAGGACTGTGACGTGGGCTTTCCATGAGAAACCTGAGGCCCGGAGTCACACAGCAGCTGGTGGCAGTGCAGGGCCTGAGCAAGTCCCAGACCTGCTGTCCTCAGTCCTCATACACCCACGGACCACTCCTGTCCTGGCTCACAGCTTCACACTTGGGCAAGCGCAGCCTTTCGCTGCCCGACCAGGGAGGCCCAGCAGTGCCCCCGGCACCTCGTCGCAACACCAGATGGGGTGTGTGTCACAGCAGCAGACACACCCTCTCAGGACGCTCTTACCCAGGAACCCCAGAGGACATGGCTGAGATGACAGGTGTTTAAGGCAGTGCTGCCCACACAAGCCAACGCTGTCTGACGGGGTCTCTGCGAGGACAGGCCAGTCCCAGAATCCCACTGTCCAGCACAGCAGCCACCGGCCGTGAGTGGCTCCTGAGCCCTGGAAACAGGTGTGTGAGTCCAAGGAACGGAACTTTTAACATGACTTAATTACCATGTGTTGGTGAGGGCTACACGGAGCACACGTGGACTCCGGTCGCCGTGACACGCCCAGAGCCCGAGAGTTAGCGCTTTGATCGCTGGGAAGCTGACGAGTATcacaccatcatcatcaccaccattcagACGAGGACACCGCGCTGAGCATGTCACTCAGCTGGTCACCTGGGACTGGGCCTGAAGCCAGGCCAGCTAAGCCCAGCAGGTGCCCTCAGCTTCGGTCAATGTCAGCTCTGTCTGATAGTTTACCACAGGTGGAGCTGGCCTCTGTGAGCCCTAAGGAAAATGTCACGGCGCCCTGTTAAGAAGGTAGTGAGGCTGCTTATCTATGGAGACCCTGACAAACA from Rhinolophus ferrumequinum isolate MPI-CBG mRhiFer1 chromosome 27, mRhiFer1_v1.p, whole genome shotgun sequence includes these protein-coding regions:
- the RAB4A gene encoding ras-related protein Rab-4A isoform X2; protein product: MTSPDARMLASQSIVIVLCGNKRDLDADREVTFLEASRFAQENELMFLETSALTGENVEEAFVQCARKILNKIESGELDPERMGSGIQYGDAALRQLRSPRRAQAPSAQECGC